From Paracoccus aminovorans, one genomic window encodes:
- a CDS encoding inner membrane-spanning protein YciB, translating into MTAARKINPWLKAALEFGPLVLFFLVFSRFRDHAVTLGGREYSGFILATLIFIPVLAASTLALWRLTGRLAPMQIATLVLVVVFGGLSVWLNDPKFFKMKPTIIYLIFAGLLGLSLALRRNWLELVMSEALPMRAEGWRILTLRMALLFLGLAVANELVWRLMSETAWVNFKTFGLPAVMVAFFVLNARLFERYAQPKDP; encoded by the coding sequence TTGACCGCAGCCCGCAAGATCAACCCCTGGCTCAAGGCCGCGCTGGAATTCGGGCCGCTGGTCCTGTTCTTCCTGGTCTTCTCGCGCTTTCGCGACCATGCGGTCACCCTGGGCGGTCGGGAATATTCCGGCTTCATCCTGGCGACGCTGATCTTCATTCCGGTGCTGGCGGCCTCGACCCTGGCGCTGTGGCGGCTGACGGGCCGGCTGGCGCCGATGCAGATCGCGACGCTGGTGCTGGTGGTGGTCTTCGGCGGGCTGTCGGTCTGGCTGAACGACCCGAAGTTCTTCAAGATGAAACCGACGATCATCTATCTGATCTTCGCCGGCCTCCTGGGGCTCAGCCTAGCCTTGCGCCGCAACTGGCTGGAACTGGTGATGTCCGAGGCCCTGCCGATGCGCGCCGAGGGCTGGCGCATCCTGACCCTGCGCATGGCGCTGCTGTTCCTGGGGCTCGCCGTCGCCAACGAGCTGGTCTGGCGGCTGATGTCGGAAACCGCCTGGGTCAATTTCAAGACCTTCGGCCTGCCGGCGGTGATGGTGGCGTTTTTCGTCCTGAACGCCCGGCTTTTCGAGCGTTACGCCCAGCCCAAGGATCCGTGA
- a CDS encoding DUF1223 domain-containing protein, producing the protein MPRTRDETTYPGRPGRGIRRLGMICAALALTMGLALPLQAQDMGTEGGPGPGEVGVSTLADPPADTGLSAPDPARDAAPASNGFGPVDSDADPEDDGVIGLIPAPEGEPGLPADLLPPAMHPADMAAPAIASFAEVQARRMLGPIGHPPVVVELFTSQGCSSCPPADEMLGDLADREDVLALSWHVDYWDYLGWADDFARPEFTRRQQAYAHETGERAMYTPQMIVGGTDTLIALRPAELMGLVQAQMARPPMVMVSSQQQQEGYRIDLTPRGAIRDRVAIILVRYAPDRRVAIKAGENRGVVLNYRNVVLAAERVAEWDGRAPLRLTVKPDRRSGDAFPADTRHAILAQELGSGDPRAASGPILAAIRLD; encoded by the coding sequence ATGCCGAGGACGCGGGACGAGACGACATATCCGGGACGGCCGGGCCGCGGCATCCGGCGCCTGGGCATGATCTGCGCGGCCCTGGCCTTGACGATGGGGCTGGCGCTGCCGCTCCAGGCCCAGGACATGGGGACCGAGGGCGGGCCGGGCCCGGGCGAGGTCGGGGTCTCGACCCTGGCCGACCCGCCCGCCGACACCGGTCTTTCGGCGCCGGACCCCGCCCGCGACGCCGCGCCGGCCAGCAACGGTTTTGGCCCTGTCGATTCCGATGCCGATCCCGAAGACGACGGCGTCATCGGCCTGATCCCGGCCCCCGAGGGCGAGCCGGGCCTGCCTGCCGATCTGCTGCCGCCCGCCATGCATCCCGCCGACATGGCCGCGCCCGCCATCGCATCCTTCGCCGAGGTGCAGGCGCGGCGAATGCTGGGGCCCATCGGCCATCCGCCGGTCGTGGTCGAGCTCTTCACCTCGCAGGGCTGCTCGTCCTGCCCGCCGGCGGACGAGATGCTGGGCGATCTCGCCGACCGCGAGGACGTGCTGGCGCTGTCCTGGCATGTCGATTACTGGGACTATCTGGGCTGGGCCGACGATTTCGCCCGGCCCGAATTCACCCGCCGCCAGCAGGCCTATGCCCACGAGACCGGAGAGCGCGCGATGTACACGCCGCAGATGATCGTCGGCGGCACCGATACGCTGATCGCGCTGCGCCCGGCCGAGCTGATGGGGCTGGTGCAGGCGCAGATGGCGCGACCGCCCATGGTCATGGTCTCGTCCCAGCAGCAGCAAGAGGGCTATCGCATCGACCTGACGCCGCGGGGGGCGATCCGCGACCGGGTGGCGATCATCCTGGTGCGCTATGCGCCCGACCGCAGGGTGGCGATCAAGGCCGGCGAAAACCGCGGCGTGGTGCTGAACTATCGCAATGTCGTGCTGGCGGCCGAGCGCGTCGCCGAATGGGACGGCCGCGCGCCGCTGCGGCTGACGGTCAAGCCCGACCGGCGCAGCGGCGACGCCTTTCCCGCCGACACCCGCCACGCCATCCTGGCCCAGGAACTGGGCAGCGGCGACCCCCGCGCCGCCAGCGGCCCGATCCTGGCCGCGATCCGGCTGGACTGA
- a CDS encoding adenosylcobinamide amidohydrolase, whose protein sequence is MSITLTAPWLVADLGRTRRVLSFAPHRPGFQSARHVLMRQVRDADLTPGLDALAWLGAEMAGRGHGGDPGMMTSRALRHHQLVRTGPATCLATVGLGNAERVGRRRAVPAAGYGTINLILLLEAGLTEPAMIEALTIAVQARTLAVLEAGIELPGGLATGTGTDCIALACDPGPTAFAGLHTELGEAIGRAVHGAVLAGARDWVAAHGNRPPAAP, encoded by the coding sequence ATGAGCATCACCCTGACCGCGCCCTGGCTCGTCGCCGATCTGGGGCGCACGCGGCGCGTGCTGTCCTTCGCCCCGCATCGGCCGGGCTTCCAGTCCGCCCGGCATGTGCTGATGCGGCAGGTCCGCGATGCCGACCTGACGCCGGGGCTGGATGCCCTGGCCTGGCTGGGCGCGGAAATGGCCGGCCGTGGCCATGGCGGCGATCCGGGGATGATGACCTCGCGCGCGCTGCGCCATCACCAGCTGGTCCGGACCGGGCCGGCGACCTGCCTGGCCACGGTGGGCCTCGGCAATGCCGAGCGGGTGGGCCGCCGCCGCGCCGTCCCGGCGGCAGGCTATGGCACCATCAACCTGATCCTGCTGCTGGAGGCCGGTCTGACCGAGCCGGCGATGATCGAGGCGCTGACCATCGCCGTCCAGGCCCGCACCCTGGCGGTGCTGGAGGCCGGGATCGAACTGCCCGGCGGGCTGGCCACCGGCACCGGCACCGATTGCATCGCCCTGGCCTGCGACCCGGGCCCGACCGCCTTCGCCGGCCTGCACACCGAGCTGGGCGAGGCCATCGGCCGCGCCGTGCATGGCGCCGTGCTGGCCGGAGCGCGCGACTGGGTCGCCGCCCATGGCAACCGCCCGCCGGCAGCGCCTTGA
- a CDS encoding Hint domain-containing protein → MTFDHGGHGGHCGPSGPGCENMIYLGKLPDMDPNEFLPGAEKAGKILGGTSHGSASDPLSKHLVEVSANDVNHDGVIRTNDGLFGFFSETIQHDADGDGCESTYKVDSTFIVNNTSVTFLNPDGSTETLCVPVRIMQDTGGNTFLMPPPKGASEAEIQALTTRPIVSVNFPSNSHCYDLCHDGIFTDRHCFPCFARGTLIETEHGAMPVEALEPGVKVLTRDHGLQALRWAGSRVLGSKALDVSPNLRPIRISAGALGQGLPLRDLIVSPQHRILVRSKIAQKMFGCAEVLVAAKQLLQIEGIDIAQDLDTVEYFHLLFDRHEIVLSEGAETESLYTGAEALKSVGQAAREEIFALFPELRDRTEDASPEGARLLASGRTGRKLAVRHAQHHKPLLQ, encoded by the coding sequence ATGACTTTTGATCATGGCGGCCATGGTGGCCATTGCGGCCCCTCGGGGCCGGGTTGCGAGAATATGATCTACCTGGGCAAGCTGCCCGACATGGATCCGAACGAGTTTCTCCCCGGGGCGGAAAAGGCCGGCAAGATCCTGGGCGGCACTTCCCATGGCTCGGCCAGCGATCCGCTGTCCAAGCACCTGGTCGAGGTCAGCGCCAACGACGTGAACCATGACGGCGTGATCCGGACCAACGACGGCCTGTTCGGCTTCTTCTCCGAGACCATCCAGCACGACGCCGACGGCGACGGCTGCGAATCGACCTACAAGGTCGACTCGACCTTCATCGTCAACAACACCTCGGTGACCTTCCTGAACCCCGACGGCAGCACCGAGACCCTGTGCGTGCCGGTCCGCATCATGCAGGACACCGGCGGCAACACCTTCCTGATGCCGCCGCCCAAGGGCGCGTCCGAGGCCGAGATCCAGGCGCTGACCACCCGCCCGATCGTCTCGGTGAACTTCCCCAGCAATTCGCATTGCTACGACCTGTGCCACGACGGCATCTTCACCGACCGCCACTGCTTCCCCTGCTTCGCTCGCGGCACCCTGATCGAGACCGAGCACGGCGCCATGCCCGTCGAGGCGCTTGAGCCGGGCGTCAAGGTGCTGACCCGCGACCACGGCCTGCAGGCCCTGCGCTGGGCCGGCTCGCGCGTGCTGGGCAGCAAGGCGCTGGACGTCAGCCCGAACCTGCGCCCGATCCGCATCTCGGCCGGCGCGCTTGGCCAGGGCCTGCCGCTGCGCGACCTGATCGTGTCGCCGCAGCACCGCATCCTGGTGCGCTCGAAGATCGCGCAGAAGATGTTCGGCTGCGCCGAGGTTCTGGTCGCCGCCAAGCAGCTGCTGCAGATCGAGGGCATCGACATCGCGCAGGATCTCGACACGGTGGAATATTTCCACCTGCTCTTCGACCGGCACGAGATCGTGCTGTCCGAGGGCGCCGAGACCGAATCGCTCTATACCGGGGCCGAGGCGCTGAAATCGGTGGGCCAGGCGGCGCGGGAGGAGATCTTCGCGCTGTTCCCGGAGCTGCGCGACCGGACCGAGGACGCCTCCCCCGAAGGCGCGCGCCTGCTGGCCTCGGGCCGCACCGGCCGCAAGCTGGCGGTGCGCCACGCCCAGCACCACAAGCCGCTGCTGCAATAA
- a CDS encoding NCS2 family permease has product MLDKQFGLTAHGTSARTEVIAGITTFLTMAYIIFVNPDILSSTGMDRNAVFVATCLAAAIGSAVMALWANWPIGMAPGMGLNAFFAFTVVGALGFTWQQALGAVFISGLIFLFLSITGIRRWLIAGIPTSMRSAIAAGIGMFLGLIALKNAGIVVDNPATLVGLGDLTATGTLLAVAGFFVIAALDALKVRGSILIGILLITVASILLGASQFQGILSMPPSIMPTFLQLDVAGALTVGIFHVILVMVLVEVFDATGTLIGVAKRAGLLTEGPAHANKGLSRALMADSTAILAGSMLGTSSTTAYVESASGVQAGGRTGLTALVVAGLFLLAMFFAPLAGSVPAYATAPALLYVACLMVREFEEISWSDVTESAPAVLTALMMPFTYSIANGLAFGFVSYAVIKLLTGRAREVHLATWVVAALFVIRFAFFVE; this is encoded by the coding sequence ATGCTAGACAAGCAATTCGGGCTTACGGCCCATGGCACCAGCGCCAGGACAGAGGTGATCGCGGGGATCACCACCTTCCTGACCATGGCCTACATCATTTTCGTGAACCCGGACATCCTGTCCTCGACCGGCATGGACCGCAACGCGGTCTTCGTGGCGACCTGCCTTGCCGCCGCCATCGGCTCGGCGGTGATGGCGCTTTGGGCGAACTGGCCCATCGGCATGGCGCCGGGCATGGGCCTGAACGCCTTCTTCGCCTTCACCGTGGTCGGCGCGCTGGGCTTTACCTGGCAGCAGGCGCTGGGGGCGGTGTTCATCTCGGGCCTGATCTTCCTGTTCCTGTCGATCACCGGCATCCGGCGCTGGCTGATCGCCGGCATTCCCACCTCCATGCGCAGCGCCATCGCCGCCGGGATCGGCATGTTCCTGGGCCTGATCGCGCTGAAGAACGCGGGCATCGTCGTCGACAATCCGGCGACGCTGGTCGGCCTGGGCGACCTGACCGCCACCGGCACGCTGCTGGCCGTGGCCGGCTTCTTCGTCATCGCGGCGCTGGACGCGCTGAAGGTGCGCGGCTCGATCCTGATCGGCATCCTGCTGATCACCGTGGCCTCGATTCTGCTGGGCGCCAGCCAGTTCCAGGGCATCCTGTCGATGCCGCCCTCGATCATGCCGACCTTCCTGCAACTGGATGTCGCGGGCGCGCTGACCGTCGGCATCTTCCACGTCATCCTGGTGATGGTGCTGGTCGAGGTCTTCGACGCCACCGGCACGCTGATCGGCGTCGCCAAGCGCGCCGGGCTGCTGACCGAGGGTCCGGCCCATGCCAACAAGGGGCTCAGCCGGGCGCTGATGGCGGATTCGACCGCGATCCTGGCCGGCTCGATGCTGGGCACCAGCTCGACCACCGCCTATGTCGAAAGCGCCTCGGGCGTGCAGGCGGGCGGGCGCACCGGGCTGACGGCGCTGGTGGTGGCGGGGCTGTTCCTGCTGGCGATGTTCTTTGCGCCGCTGGCCGGGTCGGTGCCGGCCTATGCCACCGCGCCGGCGCTGCTTTACGTCGCCTGCCTGATGGTGCGCGAGTTCGAGGAGATCAGCTGGAGCGACGTGACCGAAAGCGCCCCTGCGGTGCTGACGGCACTGATGATGCCCTTCACCTATTCCATCGCCAACGGCCTGGCCTTCGGCTTTGTCAGCTATGCGGTGATCAAGCTGCTGACCGGGCGGGCGCGCGAAGTGCATCTGGCGACCTGGGTGGTTGCGGCGCTGTTCGTGATCCGCTTCGCCTTCTTCGTCGAGTAA
- the puuE gene encoding allantoinase PuuE, whose translation MRYSRDMIGYGEHTPNPRWPGDAKIAVQIVINYEEGGENSIEHGDAASEAFLSEIIGCQPWPGKRHWNMESIYDYGARAGFWRLHRLLKDIPVTIYGVATALERAPEQVAAMQSAGWEIATHGYKWIDYRDIPREVEAEHIAKAVELHTRVTGERPRGFYQGRTSMNTVGLGCEEGGFEYLADTIADDLPYWHVHNGKPQLMVPYTMDANDMRFSSGQGFGTGVEFFDYLRDSFDVLYAEGEAGAPKMMSIGLHCRLAGRPGRAIAVQKFIEHCRQHEGVWFASRLDIARHWAQTHPYQPRQRPSEMSREDFVAKFGSVYEHSPWIAERVWEGEMGAIHDTPAGLAARMAQVFRAASDEERLGVLNAHPDLAGKLAAAKRLTADSTAEQASAGLDSLTDAERAEFQQLNTAYVEKHGFPFIIAVRDHDKPGIMAAMRNRIDNDTATERAEAERQVSRIGALRLQQMLG comes from the coding sequence ATGCGCTACAGCCGCGACATGATCGGATATGGCGAGCACACCCCGAACCCGCGCTGGCCGGGCGACGCCAAGATCGCCGTGCAGATCGTCATCAACTACGAAGAAGGCGGCGAGAACAGCATCGAGCACGGCGACGCCGCCTCCGAAGCCTTCCTGTCCGAGATCATCGGCTGCCAGCCCTGGCCGGGCAAGCGGCACTGGAACATGGAATCGATCTATGACTACGGCGCCCGCGCCGGCTTCTGGCGCCTGCACCGGCTGCTGAAGGACATTCCCGTCACCATCTACGGCGTCGCCACCGCGCTGGAACGCGCCCCCGAGCAGGTCGCCGCCATGCAATCCGCCGGCTGGGAGATCGCGACCCACGGCTACAAGTGGATCGACTATCGCGACATCCCGCGCGAGGTCGAGGCCGAGCATATCGCCAAGGCCGTCGAGCTGCACACCCGCGTCACCGGCGAACGGCCGCGCGGCTTCTACCAGGGCCGCACCTCGATGAACACGGTGGGACTGGGCTGCGAGGAAGGCGGCTTCGAATATCTGGCCGACACCATCGCCGACGACCTGCCCTATTGGCATGTCCACAACGGCAAGCCGCAGCTGATGGTGCCCTATACCATGGACGCCAACGACATGCGCTTCTCCTCGGGCCAGGGCTTCGGCACCGGGGTCGAGTTCTTCGACTATCTGCGCGACAGCTTCGACGTGCTCTATGCCGAGGGCGAGGCCGGCGCGCCCAAGATGATGTCGATCGGGCTGCATTGCCGCCTGGCCGGCCGCCCGGGCCGGGCCATCGCGGTGCAGAAATTCATCGAGCATTGCCGCCAGCACGAGGGCGTCTGGTTCGCCAGCCGGCTCGACATCGCCCGGCACTGGGCGCAGACCCACCCCTATCAGCCGCGCCAGCGCCCGTCGGAAATGTCGCGCGAGGATTTCGTGGCGAAATTCGGCAGCGTCTACGAGCATTCCCCCTGGATCGCCGAGCGGGTCTGGGAAGGCGAGATGGGCGCCATCCACGATACCCCCGCCGGTCTGGCGGCACGCATGGCGCAGGTGTTCCGCGCGGCCAGCGACGAAGAGCGGCTGGGCGTGCTGAACGCGCACCCCGACCTTGCCGGCAAGCTGGCCGCGGCCAAGCGGCTGACCGCCGACAGCACCGCCGAACAGGCCAGCGCCGGGCTGGACAGCCTGACCGATGCCGAGCGTGCCGAGTTCCAGCAGCTGAACACCGCCTATGTGGAAAAGCACGGCTTCCCCTTCATCATCGCCGTGCGCGACCACGACAAGCCGGGGATCATGGCCGCCATGCGCAACCGCATCGACAACGACACCGCGACCGAGCGGGCCGAGGCCGAACGGCAGGTCAGCCGCATCGGCGCGTTGCGCCTGCAACAGATGCTGGGCTAG
- a CDS encoding bifunctional allantoicase/(S)-ureidoglycine aminohydrolase, translating into MTAKTSTYAGPFAGLPPQSDLTTDTATFTEAYAVIPASTMRDIVTSFLPGWKGMRMWIIARPLSGFAETFSQYVVELAPQGGSDRPEDDAGVQSAIFVTDGAITVTIGGKAHELTPGGFAYIPAGTAWSVRNGDETSRFHWWRKRWQAVEGLDKPDVVIANERDIAPIPMPDTQESWATTRFVDPTDLRHDMHITIVTLKPGGSIPFAETHVMEHGLFVIEGKAVYRLNRDWVEVGPGDFMWLRAFCPQACYAGGPSNFRYLLYKDVNRHAPIWK; encoded by the coding sequence ATGACTGCCAAGACCTCGACCTATGCCGGTCCCTTCGCCGGCCTGCCGCCGCAGAGCGACCTGACCACCGACACCGCGACCTTCACCGAGGCCTATGCGGTGATCCCCGCCAGCACGATGCGCGACATCGTCACCAGCTTCCTGCCCGGCTGGAAGGGCATGCGCATGTGGATCATCGCCCGGCCGCTGTCGGGATTCGCCGAGACCTTCAGCCAATATGTCGTTGAGCTGGCACCGCAGGGCGGATCGGACCGGCCCGAGGACGACGCGGGCGTGCAATCGGCGATCTTCGTCACCGACGGCGCGATCACCGTGACCATCGGCGGCAAGGCGCATGAGCTGACCCCGGGCGGCTTCGCCTATATCCCCGCGGGCACGGCCTGGTCGGTCCGGAACGGCGACGAGACCTCGCGCTTCCACTGGTGGCGCAAGCGCTGGCAGGCCGTCGAGGGGCTCGACAAGCCCGATGTGGTCATCGCCAACGAACGCGACATCGCCCCGATCCCGATGCCGGACACGCAGGAATCCTGGGCCACCACCCGCTTCGTCGATCCGACCGACCTGCGGCACGACATGCATATCACCATCGTGACGCTGAAGCCGGGCGGCTCGATCCCCTTTGCCGAAACCCACGTCATGGAACACGGGCTGTTCGTGATCGAGGGCAAGGCCGTCTATCGCCTGAACCGCGACTGGGTCGAGGTCGGGCCGGGCGATTTCATGTGGCTGCGCGCCTTCTGCCCGCAGGCCTGCTATGCCGGCGGCCCCAGCAATTTCCGCTACCTGCTTTACAAGGACGTGAACCGGCACGCGCCGATCTGGAAATAA
- the alkB gene encoding DNA oxidative demethylase AlkB, protein MQPDLFGPRDDILAPGAMILRGFAAQPEILAEVTRIAAVSPFRHMQTPGGRPIGVEMTNCGALGWVSDRGGYRYQAQDPLTGRPWPPMPAGFVALAGAAAARAGFPGFRPDACLINRYVPGVKMGLHQDRDEADLGAPIVSVSLGLPATFQFGGPERRDPVAKHGLAHGDVVVWGGPARLNWHGILTLKPGEHPATGAARINLTFRRAR, encoded by the coding sequence ATGCAGCCCGACCTTTTCGGCCCCCGCGACGACATCCTAGCCCCCGGCGCGATGATCCTGCGCGGCTTCGCGGCGCAGCCCGAGATCCTGGCCGAGGTGACGCGCATTGCCGCCGTCTCGCCCTTTCGGCACATGCAGACGCCCGGGGGGCGGCCGATCGGGGTCGAGATGACCAATTGCGGTGCGCTCGGCTGGGTCTCGGACCGCGGCGGCTATCGCTACCAGGCGCAGGACCCGCTGACCGGCCGGCCCTGGCCGCCGATGCCGGCAGGCTTTGTCGCGCTGGCCGGCGCTGCGGCGGCCCGGGCAGGCTTTCCCGGCTTCCGTCCCGACGCCTGCCTGATCAACCGCTATGTGCCGGGGGTGAAGATGGGCCTGCACCAGGACCGGGACGAGGCCGACCTGGGCGCGCCCATCGTCTCGGTGTCGCTGGGCCTGCCCGCGACCTTCCAGTTCGGCGGCCCGGAGCGCCGCGATCCGGTGGCAAAGCACGGGCTGGCCCATGGCGACGTGGTGGTCTGGGGCGGTCCCGCGCGGTTGAACTGGCACGGCATCCTGACGCTGAAGCCGGGCGAGCATCCGGCCACCGGCGCCGCCCGCATCAACCTGACCTTCCGCCGCGCCCGCTGA
- a CDS encoding DsbA family protein — MRRPLAAIAAVMIAALSPGGAAVQAQDAAEIAAIKRAVFDAPDLPVMGNPSGDAVLVEFSDYNCGFCRKSAPEVAAFLKSDPGVRLVVHEIPIFGEGSRYAARAALAARAQGKYPQFHRALMAMRGKAEQASVLRVAREVGLDVARLQRDMEAPDIAARIESSLQLADQIGLVGTPSFIAGDRAVFGYLPNGELAELVAEARGRK; from the coding sequence ATGCGCCGCCCCCTTGCCGCAATCGCCGCCGTGATGATCGCGGCACTTTCGCCGGGTGGCGCCGCGGTGCAGGCCCAGGACGCAGCCGAGATCGCGGCGATCAAGCGCGCCGTCTTCGACGCGCCCGATCTGCCGGTGATGGGGAATCCCTCCGGCGACGCGGTTCTGGTCGAGTTTTCCGACTACAACTGCGGTTTCTGCCGCAAATCCGCGCCCGAGGTAGCGGCCTTTCTGAAGTCGGACCCCGGCGTCAGGCTGGTGGTGCATGAGATTCCGATCTTCGGCGAGGGGTCGCGCTATGCCGCCCGGGCCGCGCTGGCCGCGCGGGCGCAGGGGAAATATCCGCAGTTCCACCGCGCCTTGATGGCGATGCGCGGCAAGGCCGAACAGGCCTCGGTGCTGCGTGTCGCCCGTGAGGTCGGGCTGGATGTCGCGCGGCTGCAGCGCGACATGGAGGCGCCGGACATCGCGGCGCGCATCGAAAGCTCGTTGCAGCTGGCCGACCAGATCGGGCTGGTCGGCACCCCCAGCTTCATCGCCGGCGACCGTGCGGTCTTCGGCTATCTGCCCAATGGCGAACTGGCCGAACTGGTGGCCGAGGCGCGCGGCCGCAAATGA
- the trpB gene encoding tryptophan synthase subunit beta: MAEDLINSFLNGPDEQGRFGIFGGRFVSETLMPLILDLQAEYDRAKDDPSFWAEMDDLWKHYVGRPSPLYFAPRLTEALGGARIYLKREELNHTGSHKINNVLGQILLARRMGKTRIIAETGAGQHGVATATVCARFGLKCIVYMGAHDVERQAPNVFRMRLLGAEVVPVTSGRGTLKDAMNDALRDWVTNVRDTFYCIGTVAGPHPYPAMVRDFQRIIGRETRWQLEEQEGKGRLPDSVVAAIGGGSNAMGLFHPFLDDPSVRIIGVEAGGKGVDERMLHCASLTGGRPGVLHGNRTYLLMDDEGQILEGHSISAGLDYPGIGPEHAWLKEQGRAEYVSVTDDEALAAFQKLCELEGIIPALEPCHALAHVIKLAPTLPRDHIMVVNLSGRGDKDIFTVANHLGFDMKV; encoded by the coding sequence ATGGCCGAAGACCTGATCAACAGTTTCCTGAACGGGCCGGACGAACAGGGCCGTTTCGGCATCTTCGGCGGCCGCTTCGTCAGCGAGACGCTGATGCCGCTGATCCTGGACCTTCAGGCCGAATACGACCGCGCCAAGGACGACCCCAGCTTCTGGGCCGAGATGGACGACCTGTGGAAACATTACGTCGGCCGTCCCAGCCCGCTCTATTTCGCCCCGCGCCTGACCGAGGCGCTCGGCGGCGCCAGGATCTATCTCAAGCGCGAAGAGCTGAACCACACCGGCAGCCACAAGATCAACAACGTGCTGGGCCAGATCCTGCTGGCGCGCCGCATGGGCAAGACCCGCATCATCGCCGAGACCGGCGCCGGCCAGCACGGCGTCGCGACCGCGACGGTCTGCGCCCGCTTCGGGCTGAAATGCATCGTCTACATGGGTGCGCATGACGTGGAACGCCAGGCGCCGAACGTGTTCCGCATGCGCCTGCTGGGCGCCGAGGTGGTGCCGGTGACCTCGGGTCGCGGCACGTTGAAGGATGCGATGAACGACGCGCTGCGCGACTGGGTGACCAATGTCCGCGACACCTTCTATTGCATCGGCACCGTCGCCGGCCCGCATCCCTATCCGGCCATGGTCCGCGATTTCCAGCGCATCATCGGGCGCGAGACCCGCTGGCAGCTCGAAGAGCAGGAAGGCAAGGGCCGGCTGCCCGACAGCGTGGTCGCGGCCATCGGCGGCGGCTCGAACGCCATGGGCCTGTTCCACCCCTTCCTCGACGATCCCTCGGTCCGCATCATCGGCGTCGAGGCCGGCGGCAAGGGCGTCGACGAGCGCATGCTGCATTGCGCCAGCCTGACCGGCGGCCGCCCCGGCGTGCTGCATGGCAACCGCACCTATCTGCTGATGGACGACGAGGGCCAGATCCTGGAAGGCCATTCGATCAGCGCCGGGCTCGACTATCCCGGCATCGGCCCCGAGCACGCCTGGCTCAAGGAGCAGGGCCGCGCCGAATATGTCAGCGTGACCGACGACGAGGCGCTGGCCGCCTTCCAGAAGCTCTGCGAGCTGGAAGGCATCATCCCGGCGCTGGAGCCCTGCCACGCGCTGGCCCATGTCATCAAGCTGGCGCCGACCCTGCCCAGGGATCACATCATGGTGGTGAACCTTTCGGGCCGGGGCGACAAGGACATCTTCACCGTGGCCAATCATCTGGGCTTCGACATGAAGGTCTGA
- a CDS encoding GNAT family N-acetyltransferase has protein sequence MTPTLIFREARRDEVPAVLALLRDDMLGQAREGDDTARYLAAFDAMRAEAANHLIVGLSDARVVACYQIVVISGLSLSAARRAQIEGVRVRPDLRGQGIGTALIRDAETRARAAGCTLLQLTTNRSRRDAHRFYDRLGFTASHIGYKKSF, from the coding sequence GTGACCCCAACTCTCATCTTCCGCGAGGCCCGGCGCGACGAGGTGCCGGCCGTGCTCGCGCTTCTGCGCGACGACATGCTGGGCCAGGCGCGCGAAGGCGACGACACCGCCCGCTATCTCGCCGCCTTCGACGCCATGCGCGCCGAGGCCGCGAACCACCTGATCGTCGGGCTGTCGGACGCTCGGGTCGTCGCCTGCTACCAGATCGTCGTCATCTCGGGCCTGTCGCTTTCCGCCGCCCGCCGCGCCCAGATCGAGGGCGTCCGCGTCCGCCCCGACCTGCGCGGCCAGGGCATCGGTACCGCCCTGATTCGCGACGCCGAAACCCGTGCCCGGGCCGCCGGCTGCACGTTGCTGCAACTCACCACGAACCGAAGCCGCCGCGACGCACATCGCTTCTACGACCGGCTCGGCTTTACCGCTTCGCATATCGGATATAAGAAATCCTTCTGA